The Arthrobacter sp. OAP107 DNA segment ATGGCGGTGGCATGGAAGACCAGGTTCCCGTGGCGGTCGCCCTTCCAGGCGTGGACTAGCCCGTAGTCGGGGGTGAGGGATTCCTCCAGGACGTAATCGACGCCGTCGAAGCTCCGCACCTCCTTGGCCGGCGACGCGATGGCGATGCCGCCGTCGGCGTCGTACTTTTGCGGCAGGCCGCCGTCGGACACCTGGGTCCCCACGCCCGCCTTCGTGTAGAAGGCGGGGATGCCGGCGCCGCCGGCACGCAGCTTCTCGGCCAGGGTGCCCTGGGGGGTCAGGACCACCTCCAGTTCACCGGCGAGGTACTGCCGGGCGAACTCCTTGTTCTCCCCCACGTACGAGCTGACGGTACGGCGGATCCGGCCGTCCCGGAGGAGGATGCCCAGGCCCCAGTCGTCCACGCCGCAGTTGTTGCTCACGGTCTCCAGGTCCCTGGTGCCGCGGCGGTGCAGGGCATCGATGAGCGCCACCGGGATGCCGCACAGTCCAAAACCCCCGACGGCGAGGGACGCACCGTCGGATATGTCGGCGACCGCTTCGTCAGCGCTGGCAACAACCTTGTCAATCATCGTTGATCCTTTCGGCGTCTCCACAGACTCTCGACAGACACGGCCACCGGGCCTGTTACAGCCCCAGTTCCCGGGCGATCAGCATCAGCTGGACCTCCGTGGTGCCCTCCCCGACCTCCAGGATCTTGGAGTCCCGGTAGTGGCGCGCCACGGTGAACTCGTTGATGAAGCCATAGCCGCCGAATACCTGGGTGGCATCCCGCGAATTGTCCATGGCCGCCTCGCCTGCGACCATCTTAGCTATGGCCGCCTGCGTCTTGAACGGCTTGCCGGCGAGCATCCGGGCCGCCGCATCGTAGTACGCAAGACGGGCCGTATGGGACCGTGCCTGCATGCGGGCAATCTTGAAGGCGATGGCCTGGTGCTTTCCGATATTGGTCCCAAAGGCGCTGCGGTCCTTGGCATAGCGGACGGAGAGATCCACGCAGCCCTGGGCCGCGCCGGTGGCCAGGGCAGCGATGGCGATCCTGCCCTCATCCAGGATGGACAGGAAGTTGGCGTAGCCGCGGCCCCGCTCGCCCAGCAGGTTCCCCTCGGGAACGGTGACGTCGCGCAGCGTCAGCGGGTGTGTATCCGAGGCGTTCCAGCCCACCTTGTTGTACGCCTTCTCCGCTTTGAAGCCGGGTGTATCTGTGGGCACCAGGATGGTGGAGATTTCCTTCTTGATACTGCCGTCCTTGCGTTCCTGCTGGCCCGTGACGGCGGTGACGGTCACCAGCTTGCTGATGTCCGTTCCCGAGTTGGTGATGAATTCCTTATTGCCGTTGATGACCCAGTTTCTTGCCTCTCCGTCGCCTTCCAGCCGGGCCGTGGTCTTGGTGCCGCCGGCGTCGGAGCCGGCCTCCGGTTCGGTGAGGCCGAAGCCGGCGAGCGCCTTTCCGGATGCGAGCAGCGGCAACCATTCCTGCTTCTGGGCCTCGGTGCCGAAGCGGTAAACGGGCATGGCGCCAAGAGACACGCCTGCCTCCAGCGTGATGGCCACGGATTGGTCCACCCGCCCCAGCTGTTCCAGCGCAAGGGCCAGCGCGAAGTAGTCGCCGCCCATGCCGCCGTATTCCTCCGGGAACGGCAGGCCGAACAGCCCCATGTCCGCCATTTGCGAGACCACTTCGTAGGGGAAGCTGTGTTCCTCGTCGTGCTTGGTGGAGACGGGGGCCACCACCTCGTCGGCGAATTCGCGGACAGTCTTGCTGAGGTCCTGGTATTCCTCGCTGAGGTCAAAATCGGCCATGGCTAGGCCTCCTTACGTTCTTCTGCTGGTTCGTGGGTTGCGGGCTGTTCCGCGTGAATGGTGGCGACGACCTGGTCGGCCTTGACCAGATCGCCCGTGGCGACGCTGATGTGGACGGTGCCCGCGACCTCGGCCACGAGCTGGTGCTCCATCTTCATGGCCTCCACGGACACCAGCACCTGGCCGGACTCCACCGGGTCTCCGTCCTTCACGGCAACGGAGACGACGGTTCCGGGCATGGGTGAGCGGACTTCGGGATCGGCGGCGCCCTCTTCCCGTTCGACGGCGGCCAGGACCCGCTCCAGGCGGGACTCACGGGTGAGGACTTCGAGCCCGCAGGACCAGCCGCCGCTGCCCACGTAAATCCTGGTGGGCACTTCCCGGCGGTTTCCGGCGCCGGCACGGGGGCCCGGGGATTCACCAATGGCGAAGGTGTGCTCCTGGCCCTCCATCTCGAACGTGATGACGGCGGTCCTCGCCGGCCACAGGACCCGGACAGGGCGCTCCGGCCCGTCGTCGACGCGGACCAGGGCACGGCCGTCATCTGCGCCGCCGTCGCCCTGCGGGGTGATGGCCACGGTGGCCATGGCACCGCCGGGAAGGCCGAAGCTGGTCCGCCAGGCCGCGGGGGCGCCGAGGCGCCAGCCCCGGGCACTGTCCCAGGGCGCCCGGACCCTGGTCCGTCCACCGAGGGGGGCAGAGGCCACGACGTCGCCCAGCCACAGCCGCAGCGCCGCCGCCGTGAGTTCAGTGCCGCCGATCTCGCGGAACTCCAGCTCCGGCATCTTGCGGTCAATGAGCGTGGTGTCCAAGCGGCCGGCCCGGACGTCGTCGTCGTTAATCAGGAGCCGCAGGTATTCCACGTTGGTGTCGATGCCCAGGACGGTGTACCGCTCCAGCGCCGCGTCCAGCTTGTCCAGGGCGGCCTTGCGGTCCGTTCCCCAGGCGATGACCTTGGACAGCATGGGGTCGTAGTCGCTGGAGATTTCGAGCCCCGGCAGCAGCGATGAGTCGATCCGTACGCCCTGGCTTTGGGCGCCCGGCGAGCCCAGGGGCCTGAAAAGGCCACCGTCTTCGTCGAGCAGTACTACTTCGCCCGAGGACGGCAGGAAGTTACGGTGCGGGGTCTCGGCGTAGACCCGGGCTTCCGCGGCGTGGCCGTTAAGTTCGACGTCGTCCTGCCCGACGGTGAGCATCTCACCGGCGGCGATGCGCACCTGCCATTCAACGAGGTCGTTGCCGGTGACCATTTCCGTCACCGGATGTTCCACCTGGAGGCGGGTGTTCATTTCCATGAAGAAGAATTCGTCCGGGGAGTCGTCCGAAACCAGGAACTCCACGGTGCCGGCGCCGGTGTAGTGGACGCTGCGGGCCGCCTGGCATGCGGCCTCGCCGATCTTCGCGCGGACTGCCTCGCCGTCGGACAGGGATTCCAGCAGCGGTGACGGCGCTTCCTCGATGACCTTCTGGTGCCGGCGCTGCAGGGAGCATTCGCGCTCCCCCAGGTGGATGACGTTGCCGTGCGTATCGGCCAGGACCTGCACCTCGATGTGCCGCGGGGAGGTGACCAGGCGTTCCAGGAACAGGGTGTCATCCCCGAACGCGCTGGCAGCCACCCGCCGTGCCGTGGCCAGGGCGGCCGGGAGATCCTCCGGTCGCCCCACTGCATGCATTCCCTTGCCGCCGCCGCCGGCCGAGGGCTTGATGAGCAGGGGGAAGCCCACGGCCGGGGCGGCGGCGAGGAGTTCCTCATCGGTCATGCCGGGCTCGGCGATGCCCGGGACCACCGGAACGCCGTAGCCGGCCACCTGGTTCTTCGACCGGATCTTGTCGCCCATGACCTCCAGGGCCTCCACCCCGGGGCCAATGAACGTGATGCCGGCATCCTTCAGAGCCCGGGCGAAGTCGGCGTTCTCGCTGAGGAAGCCGTAGCCGGGGTGCACGGCCTGGGCGCCGGTCTCCTGGCAGGCCCTGATGATCGCGTCGATGCTGAGATAGCTCTGGGCGGCCGCGGCGGGACCGATCCGGACGGCAGCGTCGGCGTCGCGCACGTGGCGGGCACCGGCGTCGGCATCGCTGTAGACCGCAACCGAACGGATGCCCATGGCGCGCAGCGTCCTGATTACCCGGCAGGCAATCTCGCCACGGTTGGCCACGAGGACGGTACGGAACATTGTTTCGCTGGTCATGTCAGGCTCACATCCGGAAAAGGCCGAAGGAGGTCTCCGGCAGCGGGACTCGGGACACGACGTCGAGTGCCAGGCCCAGCACGGTGCGGGTGTCCGCGGGGTCGATCACGCCGTCGTCCCACAGCCGCGCGGTTGAGTAATACGGGCTGCCCTGGTCCTCGTACTGCTGGCGGATGGGGGCCTTGAACGCCTCCTCGTCTTCGGCGGACCAGTCCTGCCCGGCCGCCTCGAACTGGTCACGCTTGACGGTCGCCAGGACGCTTGAAGCCTGGTTCCCGCCCATGACCGAGATCCGGCTGGCCGGCCACATCCAGAGGAAGCGGGGTGAATAGGCCCGGCCGCACATCGAGTAGTTGCCGGCGCCGAAGGACCCGCCGATCACCACGGTCAGCTTAGGCACGCGGGTGGTGGCAACGGCGGTAACCATCTTCGCGCCGTTCTTGGCGATCCCGCCCTGCTCATAGTCCTTGCCCACCATGAAGCCGGAGATGTTCTGCAGGAAGAGCAGCGGAATGCCGCGCTGGTCGCACAGCTCAATGAAGTGGGCGCCCTTGAGTGCCGACTCGCTGAACAGCACCCCGTTGTTGGCCACGATGCCCACGGGATGCCCGTGAAGCCTGGCGAAGCCGGTCACCAGGGTGGGCCCGTAGTTCTTTTTGAACTCGTGGAAGCGGCTGCCGTCCACCAGCCGGCCGATCACCTCGCGAACGTCGTACTGGGCATTGACGTCCGTGGGCACGGCGCCGTACAGCTGTCCGGGCGCGGCAACGGGTTCGACGGCGGTGTCCACGTCCCAGGCGGGCCCGGCGGGACCGGGCAGCGTGGCGACGATGTCGCGGACGATCTGCAGGGCGTGCTCATCGTTTTCGGCGAGGTGGTCCGTAACTCCGGAGATCCGGGAATGCACGTCGCCGCCCCCGAGTTCCTCCGCGCTGACGATCTCTCCGATGGCCGCCTTCACGAGGGGCGGCCCGCCCAGGAAGATGGTGCCCTGGTTACGGACGATAACTGTTTCATCGCTCATCGCGGGAACGTATGCGCCGCCTGCGGTGCAGGAGCCCATCACGGAAGCGATCTGCGGAATCCCGGCGGCCGACATCCTGGCCTGGTTGTAGAAGATCCGGCCGAAGTGGTCCCGGTCGGGGAAGACCTCGTCCTGCTTGGGGAGGAAGGCTCCGCCGGAATCCACGAGGTAGATGCACGGGAGCCGGTTCTCGAGCGCGATCTCCTGGGCCCGGAGGTGCTTCTTCACCGTCATGGGATAGTAGGTGCCGCCCTTGACGGTGGCGTCGTTGGAAATCACCAGCACGTGGCGGCCGTGCACCAGGCCGATGCCAGTGATGATGCCCGCACCTGGCGAATCGTCGTTGTACATGCCGTTCGCGGCCAAGGGTGCGATCTCCAGGAAGGGGCTGCCGTCGTCGAGAAGGCGGTCGATCCGCTCCCGGGGAAGCAGCTTGCCGCGGGCCATGTGCCGCTCGCGGGATTTCTCCGGGCCGCCGAGGGCGGTGGTGGCAAGACGCTTCCGCAGCTCATCGGCGAGCGCGCGCTGCGCGAGGCTGTTGGCCTCGAAGGCGCTGCCGGAGGTGTCCAGCCGGCTGGCGAGTGTCTCCATTGACCGCTTCCATTCCCGGGCACTTCCGGCGGCAGTCCTGCCGCATTTCGGTTAGTGCCTCGTAACTGAGTTTAGGTTAGTCTCTAGTAACTGTGATGTCCAACACAGGATGTTGGTAGAGTTCTTGGGTTCCGAGGAGGAAATGTGCCCACCACAGATCACGGAGAGCTCACCGCTCCTGCCCAGGCCGCTGCCGGCCATGAGGCGTCCGTCCCCACGCAGCGCAGCCGGGCGAAGGAATCCCGCCGGCAGGCGCTCCTGTCCGCTGCGGCCACGCTCTTTGCCGTCAACGGGTTCAACCGGGTCTCCCTCGAGGACCTGGGCGCCGCGGCTGGCGTGAGCGGACCCGCCGTATACCGCCACTTCCCCGGAAAACAGGCCGTACTGGGCGCGTTGCTGCTCACCGTCAGCCAGGACTTGCTCGACGGTGGCCGCCACGTGGTTGCCGATGCCGCCGATCCCTCCGCGGCGCTGGCCCGGCTGGTGCAGTTCCACGTGGACTTTGCCCTCAGCAACCCCGACGTGATCCGCGTGCAGGATCGGGATTTCAGCAACCTGGCCAGCGAGGACCAGGCACAGGTGCGGGCCCTGCAGCGCAGCTACGTGGAAGTGTGGGTGGACGTGCTTGCAGGCATCCACGGAACCACCGACACGGCCGATCTCCGCATGCGCGCCCACGCGACGTTCGGACTGATCAACTCCACTCCGCACTCGGTCCGCACCCACGGCCGGCGCGTGGCCATCAGGTCGGCGCGGCCGCTTCTCGAGAACATGGCTCTGGCGGCCCTGCTGGTGACTACAAGCCCGCTCGCGGAGTAGCCTGCTGCCCCGGCCGCCCCCTGACGGCCCACGACCTTCCGGTTTTCCTTTGGTTTCGGGCTGCGGCTACGCCATCGCGAAGGCCATGCCGGGATCCGCGAGGAGGGCGCCGACGTCGGCCAGGAACCTGGATCCCTGTTCTCCGTCGACCAGCCGGTGGTCGAAGGACAGGCTCAGCGTCATGACCTGCCTGAGCGCGACCTGGTCCTGGTACTCCCAGGGAGTCTTGCGAACGGCGCCCACGGCGAGGATCGCGGCCTCACCCGGGTTGAGGATGGGAGTGCCGGCGTCAATGCCGAAGACACCGATGTTGGTGATGGAGATGGTGCCGCCCGAGAGGTCTTCCGGGCTGGTCTTGCCGGCCCTGGCCGTATCCGTCAGCTCCGCGAGCGCCGTGGAGAGATCGACGAACGTCAGCCGGTCGGCATCCTTGATGTTGGGAACCGTGAGCCCGCGCGGGGTGGCGGCCGCGATGCCGAGGTTCACGTAGTTGAACTGAACGATCTCCTGGTTGGCCTCGTCCCACCTGGCATTGAGGCCCGGATTGCGCCGCAGGGCAATCAGGACAGCCTTGGACACGAGGGTCAGCGGGGTGAGCTTGTGGCCGGCAAAGGGCTTGCTTTCCTTCAGCCTGGCCAGCAGCTCCATCGCCGGAGTGACGTCGACAGTCAGGAACTCCGTCACATGCGGTGCCGTGAAGGCGCTGCTGACCATGGCCGCGGCAGTGTATTTGCGGACACCCTTGATGGGCGTACGCACCTCGCGCTCACCCCGGGCCGCCGCGGACTGCGGTGCCGTTTCCTGTGCCGCCAACTCCTGGGCGGCCGCAGGCAGGTCCCCGCCGCCGACGAAATTGCGCACGTCGTCACGGGTAATCAGCCCGCCCGGGCCGGCCCCCGCCACCTTTTCGAGGTCCACGCCAAGGTCCTTGGCCAGCTTCCGGACGGGCGGCGTGGAACGGGGCCGCTCGGCGGGGCGGGTGTCCTGCCCCCTGCTTTCGACAGACCCGGTTTCGGCAGGCTCAACCGGCGGGGCAGGCTCAACCTGCGGGGCAGGCTCAACCTGCGGGGCGGCCTCCACCGGAGCGGCGGCCTCCACCAGGGCGCGCTGCCGCCGGACCGGACGCCCGGTGCTTTCGACGACGGCGCCGTACCCGACGAGGTTGGGCTCCCTCCTGGGGAGCGCCGCGTCAGCCGTCGCGGCGGCGCCGGGCTGGTTACCGGCGTCGTCCTTTACCTCGAACGAGACGATCGGCTTCCCCACCTCCACCACCGTTCCCGGCTGTTCATGCAGGGCCGTGATCACGCCCGCGAACGGTGAGGGCAGCTCCACCACTGCCTTGGCGGTCTCCACCTCGGCGATGATCTGGTTCAGGCTGACGGTGTCCCCCACGCCCACCTTCCAGCTGACGATTTCGGATTCGGTCAGTCCTTCGCCGAGATCGGGCAGCCGGAATTCCTTGATCATGGTGGCGGTCATCCTTCCAGCCCGCTCAGCGAATTCGGCCGGCCCAGCGCGCGGTCGACGCCGTCGAGGATCCGGTCCAGATTCGGCAGGTGGTGCATCTCCACCTTCGAATAGGGGTACGGCACGTCAAACCCGGTGATGCGGACCGGTGCCGCCTCAAGGTGGTAGAAGCAGCGCTCGGTGATGCTGGCGGCAACCTCGGCGCCGAGCCCGCCCGACTGGCCGGCTTCGTGGGTGACCACCAGCCTGCCCGTCTTCCGGACCGAAGCCTCCACGGTGGCGAAATCCACCGGCGCGAGGGAGCGCAGGTCAATGACCTCAACCGAGACGCCCTCGTCCGCGGCCGCCGTGGCAGCATCGCGGGCCGTCTTCACCAAAGGCCCGTACGCCACGAGGGTGACGTCGCTGCCGTCCGTAACCACGCGGGCCTGCCCCATTGGCGGGGCAGAATTGGGATCCAGCGTCTCGTCCACCTCGCCTTTGTCGTGGTAACGGCGCTTGGGTTCAAAGAACACGACGGGGTCATCGCAGGCAATGGCCTGCTGGATCATGGTGTGGGCGTCCTGCGGGCTGGCCGGGGTGACCACGCGCAGGCCTGCCGTGTGCGCGAAGTAAGCCTCAGGCGACTCGGAGTGGTGCTCCGGCGAGCCGATCCCCCCGCCGAAGGGAATGCGGATGGTGATGGGCATTTTCACGGTGCCGCGGCTGCGGTAATGCATCTTCGCCACCTGGGACACGATCTGGTCGAACGCGGGGTAGACAAAGCCGTCGAACTGGATTTCCACCACCGGCCGGTACCCGCGGTAGGCCAGGCCAACCGCGGTGCCCACAATGCCGGACTCTGCCAGCGGCGTGTCCACGACGCGGTGCTTGCCAAAGTCCTTCTGCAGTCCGTCGGTCACGCGGAACACGCCGCCCAGGGTGCCGATGTCCTCGCCCATGAGGATCACTTTGGGATCGTTGTCGAGGGATCTGCGGAGGCCGGAGTTCAATGCCCGCGCAAAGGTCATCTGCATCATCAGCGTGCACCTTCTTCTTGTTCTGCCGCTTCGGGATCGCCGAAGGAGGCAAGGTAACGGGAGTAGTGGTCCTGCTGGCGGTCCAGCCAGGAATTGGGGGTGCTGTACACGTGCTTGAAAACGTCGAGGGGTTCTGGGTCCGGCATGCCCACGCAACCGGCGCGCAGGTCACGGGCGACGGCGTCTGCCTTGGTCCGCACGCTGGTTTCGAACTCTTCGGTGAACAGGCCCTTCCGGTCAAGCAGGGCATGGACCCGGCCGATCGGATCCTTTGCTGCCCAGTCCTCGAGCTCATTGGGGTCGCGGTAGCGGGTGGGATCATCCGCCGTCGTATGCGGGCCCATCCTGTAAGTGACGGCCTCGATGAACGTGGGACCGCCGCCCCGGCGGGCCCGGTCGAGGGCGACCCGGGTGGCCGCCATGACCGCCAGCACGTCGTTGCCGTCGATCCGCATGCTGGGGATGCCGAATCCGGTCCCGCGCTCCACAAGCTGGGTATGGGACTGGACGCGCACCGGTTCGGAGATGGCCCAGTGATTGTTTTGGCAGAAGAACACCAGCGGGACCTGGTAGCTGGCGGCGAAGACCATAGCCTCGCTGACGTCGCCCTCGCTGGTGGCGCCGTCGCCGAAGTAGACGATGGCAGCGGAATCGGCACCGTCGTTCTGGATTCCCATGGCATAGCCGGTGGCGTGCAGGGTCTGGGCGCCGATGACGATCTGCGGGATGGCCAGGTTGAACTTGTACGGGTCCCAGCCGCCGGAAGCTGCACCGCGCCAGACACGCAGGATGTCCTTCACGTCCACCCCGCGGCAATACGCCACACCGTTCTCGCGGTAGCTCGGAAAAATAAAGTCGTCATCCCGCAGGGCCCGCACGGATCCCACCTGCGAAGCCTCCTGGCCCAAGAGCGGCGGCCAGAGACCCAGTTCGCCCTGCCGCTGCAGCGCGGTGGCCTCTTTGTCGATCCGCCGGATCACCACCAGATCCTCGTAAAGCGAGCACAGCTGCTCGTCTGATACGTCCTTGACCCAAGGGTCATATTCCGGATGGCTGACGCGCTCCCCCGCGGGGGTAATCAGCTGGACCATGCTGTGGCCAGCGCCACCCTGGTGCCCTGTCTTGTTGTCCTGGCCGGCGGCTGTTCCGCCCTGGGCCGCATCGTCTGTCACCACTGTTGCCGCAACCTTCTGACGTCGTGTAACCATCCCGCGGCAGGACTCGTGATACCGCCGCATTCCGGCCTCCCGGGCGCCTTTGCCCCGGTTAATTGTGACCATACTCACAATGTTCAGGTGGTACAACCACTGCTGCTAAAACTGAGCACTATGCACTGTCTGGCGGCTCCAGACCGTGCTAGCCTTGCGCATTATGCAAGCTTTGGATGGCACTGACACCCGGCTGCTCTCCGCCCTGGCGCAGGACCCCCGCCGCACCGTGGTGGCCCTCGCGCAGAAGCTCGGGCTTTCGCGCAACACCGTCCAGGCGCGGATGGCCCAGCTCGAGAAGAAGCACGCATTCCTTTCGTTCGAGCGGCGCATCAATCCGGTGTCCCTGGGCTATCCGCTGATGGCTTTCATCTCAGTGCATGTCCAGCAGCAAAAGCTTGGCTCCCTCGCCGAGGAGTTGGCCGCCGTACCGGAGATCCTTGAGGGCTACGGCCTGACGGGCTCAGCGGACCTGCTGCTGCGCGTAGTGGCACTGGACGCCGAGGACCTCTTCCGGATCAACGGGAAGATCCTGGCCTGCGACGGTGTCGAGAGGACCGATACGGCCCTGGCCATGGGTGAACTGATACCTTTCCGGATCCAACCACTGCTTGAGCGCAACTCAGCAGAAGTCTGACCGGAGCGGACGGCCGTAACCACGGGACAACATCGCTGTTTCGGGCCACCGGCGCTATAGGCTATTCCACAAAAGTGACCGGGCGCCGGCTGTGCCCCGTTAGATGGAGCGCCGCTGGTGCGGTGCCGGAAAGGCCCACCCTTGAGCAATCCCCCGCTCCCCCCGCAGCAGCCCGGCCCCCCGCAGTCTGGTCCGCAGCAGCCCGGGCCCCTACCAGCCGGGACCACAGCAACCTGGACCGCATTCATCCGGCCCCCGGCAACCCCTGGGCCGGCGGTCGCTCCCGACTTCGCCGTTCGGTTTGCCCGGCCTGCCTCCGGCCAAAAGCCGGAAGGGCCTCTGGATTGTCGTGGGCATTGTCGCTGGCGTGCTCCTGCTGGTGGTCGTCGGGGTGCTGCTGCTGGTGAACCTTGTGGGCGGTGCCACCCGGCAGGCGGGGGACCTCGCCGACGGCTTCACCAAGCTGGTCATCGCCGGGGATACGGACAAGGCCTATAACGACTACATGGACCCCAGCCTCAAGGAGCAGCTGAGCCGCGAGGAATTCGCTTCCGGCGTCAGGAGCCTCCAGCTGGAGCCGGCCTGCACCACGGCCTACGACGACCTCAAAGTCAGTACGCAGAACGAGAACAATATCGCGGATGTCGCCGGACTCATCAAATGCCCTGGCAAGGACATCGAACTCGTGTACCGCTTCGCCGGCAAGGACGATCTCAAGCTGGTCACCATCAAGCTCCGGCCAAAGGCCTGACCCTCATCTGACCGCCCACCCATCCAAGCGCACACCAGGCCCGAATTGCTTCCGAGGGGTCCGCCCGGGACTCCGCAAAACAGGCCGGGGAAACAGCCCCGGCTCACACCGGAAGGAAATGGGCAATGCGCAATTCACCCAACCGACTTGTCGCCACAGTTTTCGGAGCCGTCTACCTGCTGGTGGGCCTCGTCGGCTTCGCCGTGACCCCGGGGGTCGGCTTCTTCGCCACCGAAGGCACCAACCTGATCATCTTCGAGGTCAACCCGCTGCATAACGTGATCCACCTGGCCATCGGCGCTGCCCTGCTCTACGCCGGCGTCAAGGACATCCAGCTGTCGCGCACCGTCAACACGGCTGTGGGTGCCGTGTACCTGCTGGTGGGCATCCTCGGCCTGTTCCTGCTCAGCTCGCCGCTCAACATCATTGCCCTCAACGGTGCGGACAACGTTCTCCACCTGGCGAGCGCCGTCCTGCTGCTCGGCGTCGGCCTGTCCCTGGACAAGGTCCCCGCCACGGCTCGCGCCTAGAAACCCCGCACCGAAAGATGATGACCAGCCAGGCCAGCCAGGCAACTGCGGGAACCCCGGCAACCCAGGACATGTCCCGTTCCGATGCCGTGCGGCTCGTCGCCGGATTTGCCGGGCTCGGCGCAGCAGCGGTCAACCTCGCCGTCGCTTCCAGTCTGTTTGCCGCCGCCGGCCCTGCCCTCCCCGTGAGGGCAGCCGGCGCCGCGGCGGCCCTGCTCTGGGGAGCGGCTCTGCTGGGTTGGACGGTGGCCGGGCTGAGACGGAGCCGTTTCCCACGGCCGCGGACTTCCGCCATCCTGCTGCCCGCCGCAGCCGCCGTGCACGTGGTTGCCATCATTCTGGGCGCAGGAAGCGGCATGGCGGGCCTCGGCATCAGCCACCTCGCCGCCCTGCTGCTGACCCTCATGGTTCTCGCGGCCACGTCGTGGCTCGGCCGCAGGTCCCGGGGTGTTCCCGGCGGACCGTGCCATGGAGCATCAGGCCAGCCCTCATCGGGCCGGCTGGGTAGTGGGCAGCTGCTCGCCGCCGCCTTCGCCGCGGCGCTGCTGGTCGCTGCCATCACGACGCCGGGACTCGCCGCGTCGACGGCCGGCCAGTTCGCCGTGCCGCACGGTCAACACTCCGGAGGCCACCACTCGCCTTGAGCCGTTGGCTCACCCCGACGGCGACAGGCGCCGCCGGCAGCAGGCGCGACGGCGACAGACACGGCAGTAAAAGACACGGCGGCGACAGACCCGGCAGGAGCCCCGCGCGGCGCGCGGGGCTCTTGCCTTTTCGGTCGGACGTTACTGGAGGCCGGGTTCACCGGAGACCGGGCCTCGCCGGGGTGGGCGTCACCCAGGACGTGTAGTGAACCGAAGAAGGCGCCTACTGCTCCACGGCCTTCTCGGCGCCCACCCCCGTCAGTGACCGGACCTCCATTTCCGTCTGCTTGCTGCGGTCCTCCTGCTTCTTGTCCAGGATTGTGCCAAGCCAGCCCAGCAGGAAGGCCAGCGGGATGGACACGATGCCGGGGTTGCTCAGCGGGAAGACAGCGAAGTTGGCGCCTTTGATCATGGACGTGGCTCCGCCGGACACCACCGGGGAGAGCGCGATCAGGATGATGGCCGACGCGAGCCCGCCAGACATGCTCCAGATGGCGCCCTGTGTGGTGAACCGGCGCCAGAACAGGGAGTAGATGATGGTGGGCAGGTTGGCCGACGCCGCCACGGCGAACGCCAGAGCCACCAGGAACGCCACGTTCTGGCCGTTGGCGAAGATCCCGCCCAGGATGGCGA contains these protein-coding regions:
- a CDS encoding DUF4383 domain-containing protein; translated protein: MRNSPNRLVATVFGAVYLLVGLVGFAVTPGVGFFATEGTNLIIFEVNPLHNVIHLAIGAALLYAGVKDIQLSRTVNTAVGAVYLLVGILGLFLLSSPLNIIALNGADNVLHLASAVLLLGVGLSLDKVPATARA
- a CDS encoding dihydrolipoamide acetyltransferase family protein translates to MTATMIKEFRLPDLGEGLTESEIVSWKVGVGDTVSLNQIIAEVETAKAVVELPSPFAGVITALHEQPGTVVEVGKPIVSFEVKDDAGNQPGAAATADAALPRREPNLVGYGAVVESTGRPVRRQRALVEAAAPVEAAPQVEPAPQVEPAPPVEPAETGSVESRGQDTRPAERPRSTPPVRKLAKDLGVDLEKVAGAGPGGLITRDDVRNFVGGGDLPAAAQELAAQETAPQSAAARGEREVRTPIKGVRKYTAAAMVSSAFTAPHVTEFLTVDVTPAMELLARLKESKPFAGHKLTPLTLVSKAVLIALRRNPGLNARWDEANQEIVQFNYVNLGIAAATPRGLTVPNIKDADRLTFVDLSTALAELTDTARAGKTSPEDLSGGTISITNIGVFGIDAGTPILNPGEAAILAVGAVRKTPWEYQDQVALRQVMTLSLSFDHRLVDGEQGSRFLADVGALLADPGMAFAMA
- a CDS encoding Lrp/AsnC family transcriptional regulator produces the protein MQALDGTDTRLLSALAQDPRRTVVALAQKLGLSRNTVQARMAQLEKKHAFLSFERRINPVSLGYPLMAFISVHVQQQKLGSLAEELAAVPEILEGYGLTGSADLLLRVVALDAEDLFRINGKILACDGVERTDTALAMGELIPFRIQPLLERNSAEV
- a CDS encoding alpha-ketoacid dehydrogenase subunit beta, which produces MMQMTFARALNSGLRRSLDNDPKVILMGEDIGTLGGVFRVTDGLQKDFGKHRVVDTPLAESGIVGTAVGLAYRGYRPVVEIQFDGFVYPAFDQIVSQVAKMHYRSRGTVKMPITIRIPFGGGIGSPEHHSESPEAYFAHTAGLRVVTPASPQDAHTMIQQAIACDDPVVFFEPKRRYHDKGEVDETLDPNSAPPMGQARVVTDGSDVTLVAYGPLVKTARDAATAAADEGVSVEVIDLRSLAPVDFATVEASVRKTGRLVVTHEAGQSGGLGAEVAASITERCFYHLEAAPVRITGFDVPYPYSKVEMHHLPNLDRILDGVDRALGRPNSLSGLEG
- the pdhA gene encoding pyruvate dehydrogenase (acetyl-transferring) E1 component subunit alpha → MVQLITPAGERVSHPEYDPWVKDVSDEQLCSLYEDLVVIRRIDKEATALQRQGELGLWPPLLGQEASQVGSVRALRDDDFIFPSYRENGVAYCRGVDVKDILRVWRGAASGGWDPYKFNLAIPQIVIGAQTLHATGYAMGIQNDGADSAAIVYFGDGATSEGDVSEAMVFAASYQVPLVFFCQNNHWAISEPVRVQSHTQLVERGTGFGIPSMRIDGNDVLAVMAATRVALDRARRGGGPTFIEAVTYRMGPHTTADDPTRYRDPNELEDWAAKDPIGRVHALLDRKGLFTEEFETSVRTKADAVARDLRAGCVGMPDPEPLDVFKHVYSTPNSWLDRQQDHYSRYLASFGDPEAAEQEEGAR